GCGCTGTCCGGGTCAAACGTCGGAGGCTTGCCGTAATCGCCCGCATCCAGCCGCTGCAGCAGCTGGGTGATCTGCTCCAGACTGCGCAGATTACTGCGTGCCAGCAGGTAGGATAGAAACAGCGCAGGCAACAGGCCCAGCAGGATGATCGGCCAGGCCAGGCCTTGATCAAGCAGCAAGGCCAGGCCCAGGGCAAGCAGCAAGGGCAGGGCGCTCAGCCCCAACAGGGTCAGGGTCTTGCGTCGCAACAGCCAGTGGTTCAGGGATACATTCAAGGGGTGCACTTCGCTGCCGGGGTCAGTGGTGCCATTCTAACGCGATTGCGCAGGGCCGTCGCGCCGGGTGCGAACCTTGTTCGGATAGGGCCGCACAGGTAAACTCGCAACCGGTTATGGCAAGATTGAAGGCCAGTTTTGGCAGGAATTATTGATATGCTCGATGACAAAGAAGGTAACGAAGGCAGGCCCCTGGTCAGCGTGGCCCTGGCGGATGACGACTCCAGCACGCGCTATCTGCTGCAAAGCCTGCTGAACCGAAACGGTTGCAAGGTGATGGCCGCCAAGGCCGATGGCACCGGCCTGATGGACGCCTACCAGCACCTGCGCGCAATCAATCGGGCACCGGACATCATCCTGCTGGATATCTCCATGCCCGGCGCAATGAACGGCATCGACGTGCTCAAGGCCATCCTGGAGATCGACCCCAATGCCTTCGTCATCATGATCAGCGGCGAGACCGATGCCGAGGTGGTCAAGGAGGTCATCGCCTCCGGTGCCTCCGGCTTCATCGTCAAGCCCTTCACCGTAGGCCGCATCCGCGACATGATCCAAAGCTATCGGAAAAAGGCCGGGCTATGATCGCGCACAGGGGCAGCGGCCAGGCCTCAGCGACCCGCCTGCGCTAGCGGGTATAGTATTTGACCTGTCCCTGTCATGCGCGTATTATTCCGCTCCTGCTACGGCAGGTGCATCGCGCAACGGGGCATAGCGCAGTCTGGTAGCGCGCCTGCTTTGGGAGCAGGATGTCGGGGGTTCGAATCCCTCTGCCCCGACCAATCGCCTTTCTCCAGTAAAGCAGAAATCAAGAACATGCGCCCGTAGCTCAGCCGGATAGAGCAACGGCCTTCTAAGCCGTGGGTCGCAGGTTCGAGTCCTGCCGGGCGCGCCAGAGACGCCTGCAAACCAAGTACCCTTTTATGGTGGGTGTAGCTCAGTTGGTAGAGCCCCGGATTGTGATTCCGGTCGTCGTGGGTTCGAGTCCCATCATCCACCCCATATCGGGCCATTAGCTCAGCTGGTAGAGCAGTGGACTCTTAATCCATTGGTCGTAGGTTCGAACCCTACATGGCCCACCAATAAAAACAAAGGCTTACGCTGATTTTTAAGACCGCCAATTGGCGGTTTTTTTCTTCAGACAACCTCCAGACAACCACAGAACAAAAAACCCGGCGCAGTGGCCGGGCTTGGTGGTCGGCATGAAATCCATGCCAACGTCAGGTGGTGGTCTGTCCATACTCGCGCCGGATGGTGAGTGCTCGCTGCCCCTCCCGCCGGGCCTGGGCTTCCGCCTCGGCTATCGCGGCGGCCACTTCGTCGGGCGTGCCCTGGGGGATGCGGACTATTTCAATCTTCACGTCCTTGCTTGCCAGCTTATCCAATCGGCGCGATAGGGTGGTGCTCATGTCAGCGTCTCCTGAACGTGCTCAACCAGGATCGCCACCACGTCATAGCCCTGGGCTTCCAGGGCGGCCTGCTCGGCTCTGAACGCCACCAGGGGTGCCGGGTCGCTGGCGTTATAGCAGGTCAGCACCTTGCGGCCTTTGCGGGTCTGCCGGATTCGGTCTAGGCGGTTGCGTAGGCTGGCGGTGCTCATTGGCGGTTCTCCAGATCGATAATGCGTTGCTCAAGTTCGTCGGTGCGGATCGCTTCGAGCAGGGTCCGCAAGACAAATGCGCCGGTTCTGACCTTGCTCTCCTCCGTCTCATCGTTCATCAGTCGGGCATAGAGTGCGGCCAGTTCGCGCCGGACACCTCGGCTCGTGGTGAGGCGGTATCGCTTGGGGGCCGATTTGCTGGGTAGCCATTGCCCTTCAAGGGGTTGATCGGCGCTTTCGTTGCCATTCATGCCGTTGATGGGTTCAGGTGTAGAGCTTCATTCTGGTACAGCACGCACTAGCCATTGCCTTTGCCCCTGATTCCTTCCGCAGCCTATCCAGGGCCTTGCCGATGCCGTCATGAATCGCCTTGAGGCGCGATAGCTCGCCTTCCAAGCGCGCCAGCATCCGCTGGCCTTGGTCATGCCCTGCCCATGCTCTGGCGCTGGCCAGATCGGCCTTGATGCGCCCGAGCAGCTGTGTTGCGGTGTTGAGTATGTCCCGCAGTTTGGTAATGGATTGGCGTTGCTCTGGTGTCATCATGACTCCAGTCGGCGCAACAGGGCCTCTTGCTGCTGCTTGAGCCCTTCCATGGCCTCCAGCACCTCGGACAGGCTGTTGCGGGTGGCCTTAATGTACTGACAGCCACTTGAGGCAGCTTTGGCGACGTTCGTCATCGTCTGCTTGAGCAATGCCAGATCGGCGTCAGACACTTTGGGGTCTGGCTTGGCAGCTTCGGCTGTCATCTGAATCAACAGTTCATTCATCATTTGGGGTTTAATCATGTCTCATGTTCTCTATTGGGGGTGAATAGGTGCCCGGCTGTAACCCGAGGCGAAAACAGCCGGGCCGCTTCCGAGTCGCCACTAGGAAGCGTTTTCTGCATCGCTGAGCAGGCGATAAATCTGTCGCTCGGTGTACCGGGCTTGATAGGTGAATTTCCGGGAGATTTCTTGAACCGTCATGCCTCTGCGCCGCATGGCCAGGATGTCGCGCTGGCGCTTGCGCCGGAGCCGCCAAAGCTCGGCAGGCACCGCAATACTGCTGCCGCCAGCCCATGCTGAAAGCTTCTCAGCCGCCTCTTGCCCGAGTTGCTGTATCAACTCACGGCCAGCGGAATTGTCGAGCGTTGCAGGCACATACAGGCTGATACCGCCTGACCATTCGACCAGGCTGAGATAGGCATCCCTGCCGATAACCTCATCGATCAGATTTGCCGGATCACTCATCGGCTAGGGCTCGGTGATGGGGGGAGCGTTGCCCTGGCGGCTGCCATAGCATCGGCAATGAGCGCGTCGTACTCCTGCCCATGTCGCCAATGCCAGGGGGAAAACTCTATAAACTCGCTTGCACCGCCGGTTATCTCAGCGACGGCGTACAGCTTGGCCAGGATCGGGAGCGCCGATGCGTTGGCTTCAACCATGAGCTCAGCCCAAAGCGCCTCAAGCGCCTTGCCCCAGTCGGCATCGGCTTTGCGGTCTGCCTGCCGATAGGCCGCTTCCTGGGTTGCCTTTATCTGCTCCAGCCCTGCCAGGGATTCCACGGTGATGTCCCGCTCATCTTCCAGCGCCCTGATAGCGGTCTGGGCCGCCATGCCGCCCTGAATGTCGCCCTCAGCTGCCCGCTGGCGGCGTATCTCGCCCTGCTCATCGATCTGCTGGTCTATGGCCTTGAGTCGCGCCTGTGCATCGGCTATGCGGGCCTGTGTGGCCTGTAGCGTTGCCCAAGCTTCGTCTAGCTGCTTTTGGATGCCCTTCATGGGGTGGTTCCTCGGTGCCAATTGTCAGGCAATGATAGGTCAGCCGATAGGTTTTGTCTATTACAGATTTTATTCTGATTGGATTTGACTATTGCCGTGCTGATCTCCTTGATCAGTTCGCGGACCTGCTTCTGTGTCATATCCGGCTGCACCTTTGGCAGCGCCTTTCGAAAGGCGATGTCGTCGAGGCTGGCGAGGTCGGATATGGCGCGTTTGCTTGCTGGTAAACTTTCCGCAGTTGCGGAAAGTTCGTTTGCACGGCGACCAACGGATTCCCATTGGTGCAGCACAGATGATGAACACCCCAACCACTCGCACCCTTTCCTGCTGAACTCGCTTCCGCCCTGGGTGTTCATGCCGCTGTGCCGCCTACAGGTGGTGCTGGCGCTCGGGTAGCTGGCGCTGCTGGTCGCTTAGGCCGCTCTGGCAGCCTGGGACGCTGCTGGCGCTGCTGAATACCGACTACCTGATAGATCATCAGCCTAAGGTCATCAGGCGTTCCTGGGGCCAGTTGCACGCCGATGGTGCTGGGGCCTGTGGCTTCCAGGCGAATGATGCTGTCCTGAATCATCAGCCATTGCGGGTTGGCTTTGATGCGTTCAATGGTGTCCTCGCTGGTCGGCAAGTTATTGGTAGCACCAATAAGTTCCTGAGCCTCTTTGCCCGTGATGATCGGCTTATGCCGCTTGCAGAATCGCCATGTCCCGAAAGTGACGGCCTTGCCGATGATGTTGCAGCGGGCATACTGCCTGGGGGGGCGGTACTGGCAGTCTTTGCAGCGCACGGCGTTGGGGTGCTTTGGGCCGAAGGGTCTAGTGGTGGTGGTGGTCATGGATGCTTGCCTCTTCATGAATTACCAAATGTCCCGCTTGTCCCGAAACAGGGGCGGGACACGGGACACGCCTATAGGCGCGTGTCCCGGTTGTCCCGGTAAAAACCCTGTTTTGCGGGACAATGTCCCGGCTTTGTCCCGCTATGTCCCGGTGTCCCGCTTGGGGGTTCATGCGGCTTCCTCCATGTCGTCATTGGATGCCAGTTCGCCGGAGATACTGAGCGCCACGCGCCAGCCATGAGCGTTGGTCCACGGAGTTGCAGCGCAGTCGGTCAGGCGGTAGTGGTCGCCCGAGACAACGGCTAGATTGCCATTGACCAGGTCGGCGCGTGCCCGCTGAAAGGCTTTCTTCTTGGCCTCTGGCGAGTCCGCCGTGTGGCCGTCGTAGAAGATCGCGCGCCAGTCCTCCAGGTGCGCCTTGTCGCCGCCGTTCGCCCGGATCGCTTGGGCCAGGGTGTCAGCGGCATAGGTCACGCCCGGCGGCATGGGCCGCGCCTTGGTGCGAGTCGGGGTGTCGGTCAATACGGGGACCAGGGTGGTGACGGGTTCGCCGTCATCATCGGTGAATCCAAGGTCAACGCTCTGCATGGTGAAACTGACTGGCGGCCACTCGGCTTCATCCTTGCTCTTGAGGCAGGTCAGGGTGGTGGTGTCACCGTGCCGTTCTGCCGAGATGCGAAAGTCACTGTTGGCGCGCAGTTGGTAGGCTCCGGCCTCCCGGCCTTTCTCGCCGTGTCCGACATGGTGAATAACCAGGCAGGTGCAGCCGAAGGGGATGCGGGCATACTGGACCAGGTTGTTTAACAGAGCGGTGATGTCGTTGCCGTCCTTGTAGTCGCCGCCTCCGAAGTTGGTCATCAATGTGTCAACGACCAGCAGGGAGGGCGTATCGCCGCCGCTCTGCTCCACCAGGCCGGTGATTGCCTCAGACACGGTGGCGGCGGCTCTGGCGTCATAGAGGGCCGCCGGGGTTTGCGAGACATAGAACGGCAAGGGCCGGCCAATGTCGTGGTGCAGCTTCCAGCCGGTAATGCGCTTGGCGAGTCCAGCATGACCCTCGCCAGCCAGGTAGAACACGGGGCCGGGTGTCTTTACCGCCATGCCGTGATAGTCCAGCCCCCCGGCAATGGCTAGACCCATATCGAGCGCCAGGAAACTCTTGAAGGTGCCGGATTCACCAAACAGGATGCCCACGCTTTCGCTCGGCAGTACCGGCTTGATGCAATATCGCGCCGGGGTGGTTTTCAGTTCATGTTCGGGAATGAATCGAAAGGCAGGCTTGGGCGCCTGCTGGCCTTTCTGACCCTGCTCCTGGGCCTTGCCCAGCAATGCGGATATATCCACCTCAGCGGCCTGAGCCTGGGCATACTCCCGGCGCTGCACCTTATTCCAAGATTCGTTGCTGATGCTCAGCCAATTGTCTCCTGCATCGCGGATCGCGGCTTTTTCGTCATGGTCGTGAAATAGGACACAAAAGGCTGAGAAGGCGTCATGTGCGCCTCCGCCACCACCGCCGGTATAGAGGGGATCGTTCGGGCTGAGGGAATGAACGCGCCCATCTTTCACGTTGGCGCTGTAGCTGCCGGTCTCGCTGGCCGGGTGGCGAAAGCGACTGCCCTGTTGCGAGTAGTTGGCTTGGAGCAGGACGTCCTCCACCGTGTAGCTGGCGTTGAAGGCATCAATCAGGCTCTGGCCTCCGGCGCTCTGGCGCTGCTCCCGGCGCTGGCGGGCTTCCTCCCTCCGCTTGGTGGTCTCGGCCTCCTGTGCTTCGATCTGAGCGCGCATCTGCTGCACCCAAGGTGCTAGGGCCTCTGTGCTGAGAAACGGCGCTGTGCGCTCGCTGATCGCCCCATAGAATGGGCCACTGTTGGGCAGGAGGCAAAGCTGCACGGCGCCGGTGTTGGCGGTGTCGGGGGTGATGCCGTTGGCCTCAAGGATCAGGTTCAGTGCCTGCTGTGCCAGCACCCAATCAGCCGACGACAATGGCTGGTCAAGTGGAATCAGGATTCGCGCCTTCTGCCTGCCCTCGGTGGCACTCTTGCTGGTGTAAACCTCGAAACAGCACCTTGGCAATGACTGGCGCAGAACCTCAGCCGTGCGCTCAATCGGTGGCGGTTGATGATCCAGATCAGCCCACAAGTAATGGTAACTGCCGTGTGCCATCTGCTCAGCGAGGTAGCGCGCCTCTGAGGTGTTGTGGCTGCTCGGGATCAGCCATTGCCCTTGGGCTTTGTCCACGCGGGGCGGGTTGTCCACCAGATCGCGGATGTCGGCCAGGGCGACAGTCGGATAACTCTGGCCGGTACCTTTGCGGGTGAAGTGCTGTCCGTGTCCGGTGATACAAAGAGGCTCTATCATGCTGCTGCCTCCCTGCTGTTGCTGGCCACAATGAGCTCCATCTCCAGATTGCGAAGTCGGGCGATGATATTTTTTATCCGTGCTTGGTCTTTCTCACGGCGCAGTTCGAGACTCGCCAGCAGCAAGAGGCTTTTTTGTATTTTGCGAAGTTCGCTTGTACTCATTTCGGACTCCTAACAGTGGAGTCGCTGTTGCTGGTATAATAGGCGGGCCCACGCCGGGCAAAGCTATCATCTCCAGCCGGTGCAGCGGCTCGGGGGTGATGGCTTTTTTATGCGGCGGCTTTGTGTTCTTCGGCAGTATTCGCGAAGCTCGGCCCGAGCAGTTGCGTTGCCCAGTTGTCGAGGTCATCGGTGCTATAAACCACTTCGGTCTTGCTTACGCGAATAAAGCGGGGGCCTCCTCCGACTGAGCGAAGTTTGGCGAGCGTGCGGGGGGTTCTTTGGATGCCGTACTGATCTTTCAGATAGGCCGATGCGGCATCGGTGCGGTTAACTTTCATGCTGTATCACCTTTTGTAAGGCTGGCAACACTTGGCCCTCTGTGGCCGACTATCCTTTACCAGTGTTGCCCGGTGCAGGTGATACGCATTTAATACCTGAAAAACTAATGCGTCATTCAGGCGAAATCACAGAATTAAGTAGAATCTTGAGCTCTCGCCCATTGTTTGAATTTTTCGAACTCATCATCTAAGCCTTTTTTTCCAACTAGCTGCCAAGTGTTGAGGATGCTTCGACGTTGCTTTTCGTCTGCGAGATAGTAGTTATCACGCACAGCGCCCTCAGTCATGCAGCGCGTATATTGGGCCGCCAGCGCGAGCGCGCCAGGTGGATTATTGCCCGTCATGGGATGCCCCTGCTGCACCAGCCATTCAACCATGGCTATAGCTTTAATTCGGCGCTCTGTGTTGCGCAGATCGCGGGGCTTACCCGTTGGCCTGGCTAGCCCTAGGTCTCGCATGGGATTGGCGCTCACGGCCATGGTGGCCAAGGTGTCGCTGATCTCCTCCGCTATGACGGAGTGCAAAGCTCCGCTGCGGGCCACTCGGGACAGAAAGAGCAGCTTGCGGCGAGCAACGGCCTGCTCGTCCTCCAGCCCCATGCCCATAGCCACGAAACGCCACCATGTGAGCGTTGGGATTCCTTCGGCGGTGAGGTTGTCAAAGTCGTCCATCAGCCCGCCCTCCGCAACTGAACCACGTTCCCGCCGATGGCGGCGGTCAGTATCTGATCCCAAGCATCGGCGGCCTGCTTCATGCCGGCAAAGCCCTGGGCACGCTGATAAACGGCTTTCACGCCGCTGTTCGTGCTGGCTGCCTTGTGGGTCAATAGTCGGTCCAAGGCATCTTCGGATATGTCGGGTCGCATTTCCGCCACCAGTGAAACGCAGGAGCGGCGGAAGTCGTGGATGCTCCAGTTCTCCACGCCAGATCGCTTGCGCAACCGGGTAACGGTGCCGTTCCACGCCGCGAAAGGCTTTTGCTCAGCCAGGGCCTCCTTGTCGGTGAATACCAGCGCTTGCGGCTTTGGCTTTTCTGGTAAGCGCTCCTTGAGTATCTGCATTGCCAGCGGTGGCAGGGGCAGGCGCTGGTCATCGGAAAACTTGCGCCCATCCTGTGCGTGAAGATTTAGCTCCCCCGCTTCCAGGTCCACTTCGCCCCACGTCAGTGAGGTGATGGTGCCAGCCCTGAGCGGTAGCGCCATAGCGAAGCGGTGAATGTCGGCCCCCGTGGTGCCCTTGGATTCCATGGCTGCCTGCCAGATCGCGCCAAGCTCTTGCAATTTGGGGTAGCGTTTCTTCGCCTGGGGTGGCTTGGGTGCTTTGAGCGCCGCGAAAGTGTTTATCGTGATGGTGCCCTTCTCCGCTGCCAGATCGAGCAGGCGCTTTGCAGAGCCCCACGCTTTGCGCAGGTTGGCAGGCGAGTTGCTGTAGTGTGACTTCATCGCCATGGCGTGTTCGTGGTTGATGCTGGCCAGGGGCAGATCGCCCAAGATGACAGCAGCGCACGCAATGCCATGGGCCTCCGCTCTGGTCGCTGTGCTGGCGTGTGTGCTGGCGTAATTGGTCAGGTACTCATCGGCCAGATCGTTGAAAGTGGCTTGCTTGCGCAGCTTTTCCGCTTGCGGGGTGTGCCCGAGAGTCAGGCTGGCGACGATCTCATTTGCCCATGCTCGGGCCTGCTCCAGGGTCAGGATGCTGGCGCTATTTTCAAGGGCCTGGCCGGCTGCGTCTCTGGGGGTGAAGGTCTGCGCCTTGCCGGCAACCTTCTTCACCACCGAATAGGATGCTCCACCTTCCGTACGCCGGAGCCGCAGCGGTGATTCTGAATCGGTCCAAGGGCCACCGGGTTCTTTGCCGTGAACTACCTTCGCCACAAATGCCTTGCTAAACTTTTGAACAGCCATATCGACTCCTAGCTAAGTCGGTTTCGGTCAGGGCCTCGGGGGTGTTGGTAGCGCCTCCGGGGCCTGCTTTTTCGTGGGGCATCTCAGACAACCTCCAGACAACCTCCAGACAACCGCAGGGGGTGTTTTTGGGTGTTTTTGATGTCGGGGTGAGTATAGCTCAGTAAAAGGCGGGACGCTTGTAAATTACTGGATTATCAGAGAAAAATTTGCAGATTTTTAGCGCAACCAAGGGCTTAGAGAAGGGTTTTTATTAGGACTCTTAATCCATTGGTCGAAGGTTCGAATCCTTCATGGCCCACCAATGAAAACAAAGGCTTAGTGGATTTTCCACTAAGCCTTTTTTGTTTGGGGTAACGCTGGGGTAACCCGTGTTTTAGACGGGCATTCCGGGGTGGCTTTGCCCAGCGGCAACCCCGGACCAGCTTCCACGGCAACAAGTCCCGCACTGTGGTCGGCAGCGATTACCGCTTGCAGACGGAGCGGCCCGCGAACTCATAGCAGCCCGCGCCCGCGCCGGATTGAGTCAGGCCGATCTGGCCGAGCGAATGCACACTAGCCAATCGGCAGTTGCCCGCATGGAGAGCGGCAAGACCCTGCCCAGCCTGAGCCGCTACGCCGAGGCCACTGGCTGCAAGGCCGTGGTGCGGCTGGAAGCGCAATGCCCCTTTACCCCCGGTCGTCACCTCATGCAGGAAATAACAAAATACCGCCTTGGCCGAAAATGATCCGTAGCGCGGATCACCCGCGTTCCCTCGCAGCGCGTGGGAACGAGAAAAAGGACAATTTACACAGCATAGTGTAGAGTCGAGATTAGAAGCGGTTCTCCGAGAAATGCCATGGTAATGCCCCCCCCCCCCCCCGCATAAGCTGCCCGCCGTCATGAATCGCCAGGTCGCCGCTTGGCTAGTCCTTGTTGTCGGGCTTGTACTAACGACTCTTGCAAGCCTTGAGGTCAAGCAGGCCATCGAACAGGATGCGACGGAAGATTTCGCATTCACCAGCGATCAGGTCACGCTCAAAATTCGCGAGCGACTTGATGCCTACGCGCTCACCCTCAAGGGAGGCGCGGGTCTCTTTGCTGCATCCAGCACAGTCGATCGCCGCGAGTGGCAAGCCTACGTTGAGAAACTTCGCACCCAGGACAGTCTTCCCGGGGTGCAGGGCATCGGCTTTTCGCAAGTGATTCCACCGCATCAACTGGCTGCCCATATCGCCAAAGTTCGCGCCGAAGGCTTTCCCGACTACAGGGTGTACCCGGCGGGCGAGCGCGCCCTCTACACCGCCATCATCTATCTGGAACCTTTTCGCGGCCGCAATCTGCGCGCCTTCGGCTTCGACATGTTCTCCGAACCGGTGCGCCGCGCCGCCATGGAGCAGGCACGCGACAGTGGCGCACCGGCATTGAGCGGCAAGGTCGAACTGGTTCAGGAGACCGGCACGGAGGTGCAAGCCGGAACGCTGATGTATGTCCCGGTCTATCGCAATGGCGCTCCGATCGACACGGTTGAGCAGCGTCGCGCCGCGCTGATCGGCTGGTCTTACAGCCCCTATCGGATGCAGGATCTGATGGAAGGTATATTGGACAATTGGGCTGACCACAAAACCAAGCGTGTGGATGTGCATATCTACACTGGGTCTGAGGTGCAGGCCGACAGCCTTCTGTACGACAGCCACCCCGCCTTGTCCCATACAACCGATCCGCGCTACTACCAGCAGCGCACCATTGATTTCAATGGTCAGCATTGGTTGCTGGCATTTCATACCGGTGAGGACGTGGCACCCATCAACTATGCGACCGCCTGGGCCACACTGGCCGGTGGCATCGTGCTCAGCAGTCTGCTGTGCGCGTTGATGCTCGCCTTGGCGCGCACGCAGGCCCGCGCCAGGGACATCGCCGCTAGCCTGACTGAAGATCTCAGGCGCAGTGAGGATTCGTTGCGAAAGAGCGCAGCGGCATTGCGGTCATTCACCCGCGATTTCGATGCCTTTCTCGATCAGACATCCGACTTCGTGTATTTCAAGGACGCCGACAGCCGCATCCGCTTTTGCAGCAAGACACTGGCCGACATTACCGGACATCGCCACTGGCGCGAGATGGTGGGCAAGCACGACCGCGAGTTATTCCCGCCCGATACCGCGAAAATCTACGAAGAAGAAGAGGCTCCTGTTATTGCCGAAGGCCGACCATTGCTCAATAAAGTCGACCCGTACTACGACAAGGATGGACGGACAGGCTACGTAGAGACCAACAAGTGGCCGTTGTTCGATGACGACAAGACGGTGGTCGGTATCTTCGGCATCAGCCGCGACATCACTGAACGCAATCGGGCCGAAACCGCGCTACTCGAAGAAAAAAAATTCACCGAAGACACCCTGAATGCGCTGCCCGGCGTGTTCTACATGTTCGATGCCACTGGCCGTTTCGTGCGCTGGAATCATCAGTTCAGCAAGGTGACCGGCTACAGCGATGCCGAGTTGGCGATCATGCAGGGGTCGGATTTCTTTACCGGTGACGACCAGCGGCGGGTGGGCGAAGCCATGCAGCTGGTGTTCAGCGAAGGACAGGCTGACGTTGAGGCAGACTTTCAGACCAAGGATGGCCAGAAGCTGCCCTACCACTTCCAAGGGCAACGCAGCAGCATCGGCGGGCAAGCCTACCTGCTGGGGGTCGGCATCGATATAACCGAGCGCAAGCAGGCCGAAGCGCAACTTCAACTCGCCGCCAGTGTCTTCACCCACGCCCGCGAAGGCATCACCATCACCGACCGGGATGCCAATATCCTGGACGTCAACGCTGCCTTTACCGACATCACCGGCTACAGCCGCGAGGAAGTTCTTGGCAAAAATCCACGCATCCTTAATTCCGGCAAGCAGGACAAGGCGTTCTACGCCACCATGTGGCATGACCTCCAGACCAAGGACCACTGGTATGGAGAAGTATGGAACCGGCACAAAGACGGTGGGGTGTTTGCTGAGATGCTGACCATCAGTGCCGTGCGCGACGAGCGGGGTGAAATCCAGAATTACATCGCCCTGTTTTCTGACATCACCATGGTTAAGGAACATCAGGCCCAGCTCGAGTATATCGCCCATTACGATGCGCTCACCGGCCTGCCCAATCGACTGTTGCTGGGCGACCGCCTGCGCCAGGCCATGAGCCAGGCCCCACGGCGCGGACAGAGCGTGGCCGTCGCTTTTTTGGACC
This is a stretch of genomic DNA from gamma proteobacterium SS-5. It encodes these proteins:
- a CDS encoding response regulator; the encoded protein is MLDDKEGNEGRPLVSVALADDDSSTRYLLQSLLNRNGCKVMAAKADGTGLMDAYQHLRAINRAPDIILLDISMPGAMNGIDVLKAILEIDPNAFVIMISGETDAEVVKEVIASGASGFIVKPFTVGRIRDMIQSYRKKAGL
- a CDS encoding AAA family ATPase produces the protein MIEPLCITGHGQHFTRKGTGQSYPTVALADIRDLVDNPPRVDKAQGQWLIPSSHNTSEARYLAEQMAHGSYHYLWADLDHQPPPIERTAEVLRQSLPRCCFEVYTSKSATEGRQKARILIPLDQPLSSADWVLAQQALNLILEANGITPDTANTGAVQLCLLPNSGPFYGAISERTAPFLSTEALAPWVQQMRAQIEAQEAETTKRREEARQRREQRQSAGGQSLIDAFNASYTVEDVLLQANYSQQGSRFRHPASETGSYSANVKDGRVHSLSPNDPLYTGGGGGGAHDAFSAFCVLFHDHDEKAAIRDAGDNWLSISNESWNKVQRREYAQAQAAEVDISALLGKAQEQGQKGQQAPKPAFRFIPEHELKTTPARYCIKPVLPSESVGILFGESGTFKSFLALDMGLAIAGGLDYHGMAVKTPGPVFYLAGEGHAGLAKRITGWKLHHDIGRPLPFYVSQTPAALYDARAAATVSEAITGLVEQSGGDTPSLLVVDTLMTNFGGGDYKDGNDITALLNNLVQYARIPFGCTCLVIHHVGHGEKGREAGAYQLRANSDFRISAERHGDTTTLTCLKSKDEAEWPPVSFTMQSVDLGFTDDDGEPVTTLVPVLTDTPTRTKARPMPPGVTYAADTLAQAIRANGGDKAHLEDWRAIFYDGHTADSPEAKKKAFQRARADLVNGNLAVVSGDHYRLTDCAATPWTNAHGWRVALSISGELASNDDMEEAA
- a CDS encoding tyrosine-type recombinase/integrase; this encodes MAVQKFSKAFVAKVVHGKEPGGPWTDSESPLRLRRTEGGASYSVVKKVAGKAQTFTPRDAAGQALENSASILTLEQARAWANEIVASLTLGHTPQAEKLRKQATFNDLADEYLTNYASTHASTATRAEAHGIACAAVILGDLPLASINHEHAMAMKSHYSNSPANLRKAWGSAKRLLDLAAEKGTITINTFAALKAPKPPQAKKRYPKLQELGAIWQAAMESKGTTGADIHRFAMALPLRAGTITSLTWGEVDLEAGELNLHAQDGRKFSDDQRLPLPPLAMQILKERLPEKPKPQALVFTDKEALAEQKPFAAWNGTVTRLRKRSGVENWSIHDFRRSCVSLVAEMRPDISEDALDRLLTHKAASTNSGVKAVYQRAQGFAGMKQAADAWDQILTAAIGGNVVQLRRAG
- a CDS encoding helix-turn-helix transcriptional regulator; this translates as MPGWLCPAATPDQLPRQQVPHCGRQRLPLADGAARELIAARARAGLSQADLAERMHTSQSAVARMESGKTLPSLSRYAEATGCKAVVRLEAQCPFTPGRHLMQEITKYRLGRK